In Arcobacter ellisii, a genomic segment contains:
- a CDS encoding DUF6394 family protein gives MDWGKVIYIFFSLMSLTTTAGFIYEPNAIALFIAAGVNVISTILKLGVKNLLAAELLASSLVADLHLIPAFMVLTFTDNVALTISLAIGAIVANIFSVALALIESAKSQDKEEF, from the coding sequence ATGGATTGGGGTAAAGTAATTTATATTTTCTTCTCACTAATGTCTTTAACAACAACAGCAGGTTTCATCTATGAACCAAACGCAATTGCACTATTTATAGCAGCTGGCGTAAATGTAATTTCAACAATACTAAAGCTAGGTGTAAAAAATTTACTCGCTGCTGAATTGTTAGCAAGTTCATTAGTTGCTGATTTACACCTAATTCCAGCTTTTATGGTATTAACTTTTACAGATAATGTAGCTTTAACTATTTCTTTAGCAATAGGTGCAATCGTTGCTAATATTTTCTCTGTAGCTTTAGCTTTAATAGAGAGTGCAAAAAGTCAAGATAAGGAAGAGTTTTAA
- the leuS gene encoding leucine--tRNA ligase, which produces MEYNSKDIEKKWQNFWSEKQSFEPSDDLTKEKKYILSMFPYPSGRIHMGHVRNYCLGDAFARHFRKEKFNVLHPIGWDSFGMPAENAAIKHKLHPKKWTYENIGYMREELRSLGLSFSETREFATSDELYTKWEQEFIIKMHEAGIIYRKSAIVNWCPHDQTVLANEQLEEGCCWRCGTEVVQKEMPGYYVAITKYAQELLDDLQVLKNDWPSQVLTMQENWIGRSEGLEFKFELSVESKAKLERSFSKYFVFTTRPDTIYGVSYSALAPEHPIVKYIVENNLLPEKKIKAIKEMQKISERDRATQEKEGVSLEIDVMHPLTGEKIPVWVANFVLSSYGGGAVMAVPAHDQRDFEFAKKYDLPMKQVIVGSEGIIENLTEAYTAEGTLIDSEGFTGLPNTKAKKAIIYHFEQNSLGSKQINFKLRDWGVSRQRYWGAPIPFIHCDDCGLVAEKIENLPVALPEDVEITGEGNPLDTHPTWKHCSCPNCGKPALRETDTLDTFVQSSWYFLRYATNPKSWNEVGISKADSDYWMDVDQYIGGIEHAILHLLYARFFTKVLNDLGYTNSREPFKRLLTQGMVLKDGAKMSKSKGNVVDPDLIVEKYGADTARLFMLFAAPPTKELEWNDSAVDGAYRFIKKFFERATNVTSNGLANFKSINHSGLNKEEKEARKKVYEALVKSNEVFTKTYTFNTLIASSMEALNALQVQKNESVWAEGYYILTNILEPIIPHACWELSNSLFNLENFDGKLEVKEEVFKLESIILAVTVNGKKRCEIEVTPNASKEEILAQAKVAAAKWLGENELLKEIVVPNKLVNFVIKG; this is translated from the coding sequence ATGGAATATAATTCAAAAGATATTGAAAAAAAATGGCAAAATTTTTGGAGTGAAAAACAATCTTTTGAGCCAAGTGATGATTTAACAAAAGAAAAAAAATATATTTTAAGTATGTTCCCATATCCAAGTGGTAGAATCCACATGGGACACGTAAGAAATTATTGTTTGGGTGATGCTTTTGCACGTCATTTTAGAAAAGAAAAATTTAATGTTTTACATCCAATTGGATGGGATAGTTTTGGAATGCCAGCAGAAAATGCTGCAATAAAACATAAACTTCATCCAAAAAAATGGACTTATGAAAATATTGGTTATATGAGAGAAGAGCTAAGATCTCTTGGTTTATCTTTTTCTGAAACAAGAGAGTTTGCAACAAGTGATGAACTTTATACAAAATGGGAACAAGAATTCATCATTAAAATGCATGAAGCAGGAATTATTTATAGAAAATCTGCAATTGTTAATTGGTGTCCACATGACCAAACAGTTTTAGCAAATGAACAACTTGAAGAGGGATGTTGTTGGAGATGTGGAACTGAAGTTGTACAAAAAGAGATGCCAGGATATTATGTAGCAATTACGAAATATGCACAAGAATTACTTGATGATTTACAAGTTTTAAAAAATGATTGGCCAAGTCAAGTTTTAACAATGCAAGAAAATTGGATTGGAAGAAGTGAAGGTTTAGAGTTTAAATTTGAATTATCAGTGGAATCAAAAGCAAAACTTGAAAGATCTTTTAGTAAATATTTTGTGTTTACTACACGTCCTGATACTATTTACGGAGTTTCATATTCAGCACTTGCACCTGAACATCCAATTGTTAAATATATAGTTGAAAATAATCTTTTACCAGAGAAAAAAATTAAAGCTATCAAAGAAATGCAAAAAATTTCAGAAAGAGATAGAGCTACTCAAGAAAAAGAGGGAGTTTCACTTGAAATTGATGTTATGCATCCGTTAACTGGCGAAAAAATTCCTGTTTGGGTTGCAAATTTTGTATTAAGCTCTTATGGTGGAGGAGCTGTTATGGCAGTTCCAGCCCATGACCAAAGAGATTTTGAGTTTGCAAAAAAATATGATTTACCAATGAAACAAGTAATAGTTGGAAGTGAAGGAATAATTGAAAATTTAACTGAAGCTTACACTGCTGAAGGTACACTAATTGATAGTGAAGGATTTACTGGACTTCCAAATACAAAAGCAAAAAAAGCGATAATTTATCACTTTGAACAAAACTCTTTAGGTTCAAAACAAATTAATTTTAAACTAAGAGACTGGGGAGTTTCAAGACAAAGATATTGGGGGGCACCAATTCCATTTATTCATTGTGATGATTGTGGACTTGTAGCTGAAAAAATTGAGAATTTACCAGTTGCTTTACCTGAAGATGTTGAAATAACAGGAGAAGGAAATCCTTTAGATACTCATCCAACATGGAAACATTGTTCTTGTCCAAATTGTGGAAAACCAGCTCTTAGAGAAACAGATACATTAGATACATTTGTTCAATCTTCATGGTATTTTTTAAGATATGCAACAAATCCAAAATCTTGGAATGAAGTAGGAATTTCAAAAGCTGATAGTGATTATTGGATGGATGTTGACCAATATATTGGTGGAATTGAACATGCAATTTTACACTTATTATATGCAAGATTTTTCACAAAAGTATTAAATGATTTAGGTTATACAAATTCAAGAGAGCCATTTAAAAGATTACTTACACAAGGTATGGTACTTAAAGATGGTGCAAAAATGTCTAAATCTAAAGGAAATGTTGTAGATCCTGATTTAATAGTTGAAAAATATGGTGCAGATACAGCAAGATTGTTTATGTTATTTGCTGCACCACCAACAAAAGAGCTTGAATGGAATGATAGTGCTGTTGATGGAGCATATAGATTTATAAAAAAATTCTTTGAAAGAGCAACAAATGTGACTTCAAATGGATTGGCAAATTTTAAATCTATAAATCATTCAGGATTAAATAAAGAAGAAAAAGAAGCAAGAAAAAAAGTATATGAAGCATTGGTTAAATCAAATGAAGTATTTACAAAAACTTATACTTTTAATACATTAATTGCTTCATCAATGGAAGCATTAAATGCTTTACAAGTACAAAAAAATGAGTCAGTTTGGGCAGAGGGTTATTATATTTTAACAAATATTTTAGAACCAATTATTCCTCATGCTTGTTGGGAATTATCAAATAGTCTATTTAATCTTGAAAATTTTGATGGTAAATTAGAGGTTAAAGAAGAAGTATTTAAGTTAGAATCTATTATTTTAGCAGTTACAGTTAATGGTAAAAAAAGATGTGAAATTGAAGTTACTCCAAATGCTTCAAAAGAAGAAATTTTAGCCCAAGCAAAAGTAGCCGCAGCTAAATGGTTAGGTGAAAATGAATTATTAAAAGAGATAGTTGTACCTAATAAATTGGTAAACTTCGTTATAAAAGGATAA
- the lptE gene encoding LPS assembly lipoprotein LptE, whose product MHISKTLLFFVFTISIAFFINACGYKPSTYYAKKEMEGNVFVKLDVSLEDPRNSVLVKDAVNKILLQKLDSKIVNDRNRADVIMNLGINSVSITTLQYDEEGYNKLYKAEVVIKVEYFRKDDGIKKSFIVDGEYDFSIDIGTTLTDSNRFDAISNASTKAVDEILSKIAVASFK is encoded by the coding sequence ATGCATATTTCTAAGACTTTACTATTTTTTGTTTTTACAATCAGTATAGCTTTTTTTATTAATGCTTGTGGGTATAAACCTTCAACTTATTATGCTAAAAAAGAGATGGAAGGAAATGTTTTTGTTAAACTTGATGTTAGTTTAGAAGACCCAAGAAACTCTGTTTTAGTAAAAGATGCAGTAAATAAAATTTTACTTCAAAAACTTGATTCAAAAATAGTAAATGATAGAAATCGTGCAGATGTTATTATGAATTTAGGTATTAATTCTGTAAGTATAACAACTTTACAATATGATGAAGAGGGTTATAATAAACTTTATAAGGCAGAAGTAGTTATAAAAGTTGAGTATTTTAGAAAAGATGATGGAATAAAAAAATCATTTATAGTTGATGGTGAGTATGATTTCTCAATTGATATTGGAACAACACTTACTGATTCAAATAGATTTGATGCCATTTCAAATGCATCAACTAAAGCTGTAGATGAAATTTTATCAAAAATTGCAGTTGCATCTTTTAAATAA
- a CDS encoding Mur ligase family protein yields the protein MLVNLKKVNLEEFLKYKTLYYDKIDFSIVKSSWDKLSTKIKLPFVIHIVGTNGKGSTGRFLAHYLHKKDFKVLHYSSPHILKFNERIWINGSDVRDENLEIAHQFLQDLFEIELLEKLTYFEYTTLLAFYLSKDFDYLVLEAGLGGEFDATNVVENNLSLITTIGLDHQSFLGNTVEEIASTKMRSVDNKMLIGYQVFPEVLETAYKVKEQIKQQRNKDIKIIEVKEFDKYELNPKFATFLKRNLHLVIACLNELKIPLDLKLFDDTPLFGRCQKVLKNVTVDVGHNPLAALVLANEFKNKKINLIYNSYKDKDYETVLKILKPIIKTITIIELEDKRIVEKEELEKLIKQLELANNKTIKIEENEEYLVFGSFLVVEKFLTLIGYDANS from the coding sequence ATGTTAGTTAATTTAAAAAAAGTAAATTTAGAAGAGTTTTTGAAATATAAAACTCTTTATTATGACAAGATAGATTTTAGTATTGTAAAATCTTCTTGGGATAAACTCTCAACAAAAATAAAACTTCCTTTTGTAATTCATATTGTGGGAACAAATGGAAAAGGAAGTACAGGAAGATTTTTAGCTCATTATTTACACAAAAAAGATTTCAAAGTTTTACATTATAGTTCTCCTCATATTTTAAAATTCAATGAAAGAATTTGGATAAATGGAAGTGATGTTCGTGATGAAAATTTGGAAATTGCTCATCAATTTTTACAAGATTTATTTGAAATAGAACTTTTAGAAAAATTAACATATTTTGAATATACCACTCTTTTGGCTTTTTATTTATCAAAAGATTTTGATTATTTAGTTTTAGAAGCTGGACTTGGAGGAGAGTTTGATGCAACAAATGTTGTAGAAAATAATCTTTCATTAATTACAACAATAGGTTTAGATCATCAAAGTTTTTTAGGAAACACAGTTGAAGAAATAGCCTCAACTAAAATGCGCTCAGTTGATAATAAAATGCTTATTGGTTATCAAGTTTTTCCTGAAGTTTTAGAAACAGCATATAAAGTAAAAGAGCAAATAAAACAACAAAGAAACAAAGATATTAAAATCATTGAAGTTAAAGAGTTTGACAAATATGAATTAAATCCTAAATTTGCAACTTTTCTAAAAAGAAATTTACATTTAGTAATTGCATGTTTGAATGAACTTAAAATTCCACTTGATTTAAAACTTTTTGATGATACACCACTTTTTGGAAGATGCCAAAAAGTTTTAAAAAATGTAACTGTTGATGTGGGTCATAATCCACTTGCTGCTTTGGTTTTAGCAAATGAGTTTAAAAACAAAAAAATAAATCTTATTTATAACTCTTACAAAGATAAAGATTATGAAACAGTTTTAAAAATATTAAAACCTATAATTAAAACTATTACAATAATAGAACTTGAAGATAAAAGAATAGTAGAAAAAGAAGAGTTAGAAAAACTAATAAAACAATTAGAATTAGCAAATAATAAGACAATAAAAATAGAAGAAAATGAAGAGTATTTAGTATTTGGTTCATTTTTAGTTGTTGAAAAATTTTTAACTTTGATTGGTTATGATGCAAACTCTTGA
- a CDS encoding DEAD/DEAH box helicase produces MMQTLEKRLEELYIQKNKIDEEIEFLKEQIKEKQALKIKKTFTKDEKIELFKSLFIARFDIYAKKWVSRDGLKQGFFPVTKTFQGEDYLPLTNYEIEEHLRGNLFLASYCINQKNMSKFVVFEIADEDKFKLQIALNSLNIKAYYELSSYNSLFVWVFFEEEISSKIAFNFALYLLKKANISAKTYPNKEFATKENLGNCIELPLHLKHRDKNRTVFIDMNTNKIYEDQWSVLANVSKVSKQTISNFADVPNSTNVQKDLKKIEFPLEKIEIILEDYIYIPTLNLSKSLISKLKSFATFENPQIKVLLSLRKPLFNTPKYIRSFEENENFLMLPRGLKETLIDFFNANAVKFSFVDKRVFNKIQTKKVTFNLRPEQSEAIKEIKKSDYSICVAPPGFGKTLLGAKIFEIRACTTLIVVNKNMLLNQWIERFVDYFGYNKKDIGYLGKGHNKLNGQIDVATMQSLKNDPKIIENYSFVIVDECHHIPALTFEQIIKSFKGRYILGLSATPNRKDELQPILFQQLGEISYEYKKKKTHTNRVQIIRTEFVSQADNYATIINELCLDENRNNLIINAIKINIQRKILVLTDRIEHINILENLLQKENIDYISVHGSLNKKEQVENMNLVKTKSLILATTSYFGEGIDFPHLNTILFATPISYYGRLIQYLGRIGRGNQECLAIDFLDSKNAMLNSAYKKRLEGYKQMHYR; encoded by the coding sequence ATGATGCAAACTCTTGAAAAAAGATTAGAAGAATTATATATTCAAAAAAATAAAATTGATGAAGAAATAGAATTTCTAAAAGAACAAATAAAAGAAAAACAAGCCTTAAAAATAAAAAAAACTTTTACAAAAGATGAAAAAATTGAACTTTTCAAATCTCTGTTTATTGCTCGTTTTGATATTTATGCAAAAAAATGGGTTAGCCGTGATGGTTTAAAACAAGGATTTTTTCCAGTTACAAAAACTTTTCAAGGGGAGGATTATCTTCCTTTGACAAATTATGAAATAGAAGAGCATTTAAGAGGAAATCTTTTTTTAGCAAGTTATTGTATTAATCAAAAAAATATGTCAAAGTTTGTAGTTTTTGAAATAGCTGACGAAGATAAATTTAAGCTGCAAATAGCTCTAAACTCTTTAAATATAAAAGCATATTATGAACTGAGTTCTTATAATTCACTTTTTGTTTGGGTATTTTTTGAAGAGGAAATCTCTTCAAAAATAGCTTTTAATTTTGCTTTATATCTTTTGAAAAAAGCAAATATTAGTGCAAAAACTTATCCAAATAAAGAGTTTGCAACAAAAGAGAATTTGGGAAATTGTATAGAACTGCCACTTCATTTAAAACATAGAGATAAAAATCGAACAGTTTTTATTGATATGAATACAAATAAAATTTATGAAGACCAATGGAGTGTTTTAGCAAATGTTTCAAAGGTTTCAAAACAAACAATTTCTAATTTTGCTGATGTTCCAAACTCAACAAATGTACAAAAAGATTTAAAAAAGATTGAATTTCCACTTGAAAAAATAGAGATTATTTTAGAAGATTATATCTATATTCCAACTTTAAATTTATCAAAATCACTAATAAGTAAGTTAAAATCATTTGCAACCTTTGAAAATCCTCAAATAAAAGTTTTATTGAGTCTTAGAAAACCACTTTTTAATACTCCAAAATATATTAGGTCTTTTGAGGAGAATGAAAATTTTTTAATGCTTCCAAGAGGTTTAAAAGAGACTTTAATAGATTTTTTTAATGCAAATGCTGTAAAATTTTCATTTGTTGATAAAAGAGTATTTAATAAAATCCAGACAAAAAAAGTAACTTTTAACTTAAGACCAGAACAAAGTGAAGCAATAAAAGAGATTAAAAAATCTGATTACTCTATTTGTGTTGCTCCTCCTGGATTTGGTAAAACTCTGCTTGGAGCAAAAATATTTGAAATTAGAGCTTGTACAACATTAATCGTTGTAAATAAAAATATGCTTTTAAATCAGTGGATTGAAAGATTTGTTGATTATTTTGGATATAACAAAAAAGATATTGGATATTTAGGGAAAGGTCATAATAAATTAAATGGTCAAATTGATGTTGCAACTATGCAAAGTTTGAAAAATGACCCAAAAATTATAGAAAACTACTCTTTTGTGATTGTTGATGAGTGTCATCATATTCCAGCACTTACTTTTGAGCAAATTATAAAAAGTTTTAAAGGTAGATATATTTTAGGACTTAGTGCAACTCCAAATAGAAAAGATGAACTTCAACCAATTTTATTTCAACAATTGGGTGAAATCTCTTATGAGTATAAAAAGAAAAAAACACATACAAATAGAGTACAAATAATTAGAACAGAGTTTGTAAGCCAAGCCGATAATTATGCAACTATTATAAATGAGTTATGTTTGGATGAAAATAGAAATAATTTAATAATAAATGCTATAAAAATTAATATTCAAAGAAAAATTTTAGTTTTAACTGATAGAATAGAACATATAAATATTTTAGAAAATCTGTTGCAAAAAGAGAATATTGATTATATAAGTGTTCACGGAAGTTTAAATAAAAAAGAACAAGTAGAAAATATGAATTTAGTAAAAACTAAGTCACTAATACTTGCAACAACTTCTTATTTTGGTGAAGGAATAGATTTCCCACACTTAAATACTATTCTTTTTGCAACACCAATCTCTTATTATGGAAGATTAATTCAATATTTAGGAAGAATTGGACGAGGAAATCAAGAGTGTTTAGCTATAGATTTTTTAGATTCAAAAAATGCGATGTTAAATTCAGCTTATAAAAAAAGGCTAGAAGGTTACAAACAAATGCATTATAGATAA
- a CDS encoding cation:proton antiporter — MLGIIVAATSIALFLNLILKKVHLPTIIGYILTGTIIAYAFNLHEAVNNHELKEIAEFGVVFLMFTIGLEFSLNHLKKMKREVFFTGSLQIIITALFVFLISRFVLGFDTSTSLIIGTALSLSSTAIVLKTFNETKEINKPYGRRVLGILIMQDIAVIPILLMISFFSMTGEGSLVFTIGKTILAAIVLLALLYFSGKYLLEPFLRYVSATRSDELFVASVLLLAVGSAYLAYYFGFSYSLGAFIAGMMIAETKFKHQVEADLIPFRNILLGVFFITVGMQINFKIIADYILIILVLLPLVMALKFAVIYALVRYEDNKRIAFKTALSLIQIGEFSLAILELARSQSLIDPTYSQILIVTIVISMILTPIILKNLSKAAAKLMPEDVMMITNTYNVSEDTENHVIVLGYGRFGQAIVKELKNFGQNYVILEHNVKFYQEGKDAGEPIIFGNAAQKHILNSLNITKSSAVIVAVNNPEILHLICEAVGDLTKNSKTIVNVTTEEEKQSLQNLHLEHIIVATNQIAKAVVDEVLYCRLDNSKEYY, encoded by the coding sequence ATGTTAGGAATTATTGTTGCGGCAACTTCAATTGCTTTATTTTTAAATTTAATACTTAAAAAAGTTCATTTACCAACAATTATTGGATATATTTTAACCGGAACAATTATCGCTTATGCTTTTAATCTTCATGAAGCTGTAAATAACCATGAACTAAAAGAGATAGCTGAATTTGGAGTTGTATTTTTAATGTTTACTATTGGATTAGAGTTCTCTTTAAATCACTTAAAAAAGATGAAAAGAGAAGTTTTTTTCACTGGTAGTTTACAAATTATAATAACAGCTCTTTTTGTTTTTTTAATCTCAAGATTTGTTCTTGGTTTTGATACATCAACTTCTTTAATTATAGGAACAGCTCTTTCTTTATCTTCAACAGCAATTGTTTTAAAAACCTTTAATGAAACAAAAGAGATAAATAAACCTTATGGAAGAAGAGTTTTAGGTATTCTAATTATGCAAGATATTGCAGTAATTCCTATTTTACTTATGATTTCATTTTTTTCTATGACTGGTGAAGGTTCATTGGTTTTTACAATTGGGAAAACAATTTTAGCAGCGATAGTTTTATTAGCACTTTTATATTTTAGTGGAAAATATCTACTTGAACCATTTTTAAGATATGTATCAGCAACTAGATCAGATGAATTATTTGTAGCTTCTGTTTTACTTTTAGCAGTTGGTTCAGCATATTTGGCTTATTATTTTGGATTTTCATATTCACTTGGAGCATTTATTGCAGGTATGATGATTGCTGAAACAAAATTCAAACATCAAGTTGAAGCTGACCTTATTCCTTTTAGAAATATTCTTTTAGGTGTATTTTTTATTACAGTTGGAATGCAAATAAATTTTAAAATAATTGCTGATTATATTTTAATTATTTTAGTTTTATTACCTCTTGTTATGGCTTTAAAATTTGCTGTTATTTATGCTCTTGTAAGATATGAAGATAATAAAAGAATTGCTTTTAAAACAGCACTTTCATTGATTCAAATCGGAGAATTTTCTTTAGCTATTTTAGAATTAGCAAGAAGTCAAAGTTTAATTGACCCAACATATTCTCAAATTTTAATAGTTACAATTGTAATTTCAATGATTTTAACACCAATTATTCTAAAAAATCTATCTAAAGCAGCTGCAAAATTAATGCCTGAAGATGTAATGATGATTACAAACACTTATAATGTTTCAGAAGACACAGAAAATCATGTTATTGTTTTAGGTTATGGAAGATTTGGACAAGCCATTGTAAAAGAGTTAAAAAACTTTGGTCAAAATTATGTAATTTTAGAACATAATGTAAAATTTTATCAAGAGGGAAAAGATGCAGGTGAACCAATAATTTTTGGAAATGCAGCCCAAAAACATATCTTAAACTCTTTAAATATTACAAAATCATCAGCTGTTATTGTAGCTGTTAACAATCCAGAAATTTTACACTTGATTTGTGAAGCGGTTGGAGATTTGACAAAAAATAGTAAAACTATTGTAAATGTTACGACTGAAGAAGAAAAACAATCTTTACAAAATTTACATTTAGAGCATATAATTGTGGCAACTAATCAAATAGCAAAAGCTGTAGTTGATGAAGTTTTATATTGTAGATTGGATAATAGTAAAGAATATTATTAA
- a CDS encoding rhodanese-like domain-containing protein: MKLGKVLLTASFLATSLFASEFISYDKLSKTLKEEAKKSGNYATTEEVKEALTKKDWAVVDVRTMEEWSAASIKGSQRVGREAPEKALENIVLDDDEKFVKPNLIVVCNTASRAALEAQAFRQMGFNTVKIYEINKWIDECNPVVTKYTSGENKEGTKTKFGNYYAEHCKK; this comes from the coding sequence ATGAAATTAGGAAAAGTTTTATTAACAGCTTCATTTTTAGCTACATCTTTATTTGCAAGTGAATTTATCAGTTATGATAAATTATCAAAAACATTAAAAGAAGAGGCAAAAAAATCTGGAAATTATGCTACAACTGAAGAAGTAAAAGAAGCATTAACAAAAAAAGATTGGGCTGTTGTTGATGTAAGAACTATGGAAGAGTGGTCAGCTGCTTCTATTAAAGGTTCACAAAGAGTTGGGCGTGAAGCACCTGAAAAAGCATTAGAAAATATTGTTTTAGATGACGATGAAAAATTTGTAAAACCTAATTTAATAGTTGTTTGTAATACAGCTTCAAGAGCAGCACTTGAAGCTCAAGCTTTTAGACAAATGGGATTTAATACTGTAAAAATTTATGAAATTAACAAATGGATTGATGAGTGCAATCCTGTTGTTACAAAATATACTTCAGGTGAAAATAAAGAAGGAACAAAAACAAAGTTCGGTAACTATTACGCAGAACATTGTAAAAAATAA